A stretch of the Acyrthosiphon pisum isolate AL4f chromosome A2, pea_aphid_22Mar2018_4r6ur, whole genome shotgun sequence genome encodes the following:
- the LOC100161538 gene encoding toll-like receptor Tollo — protein MALTSAAVLVSSVLLVMSASLSKTLRHKPPNECEWLAVTAYGDETIASQTVSDEQEVALHCRVRSMNSELEKTNFSIIQPQYTVKLKIECNSQLYLLSSLGTGTFQTLIDLRELTIDSCKLNSLAQESFRGLRQLRNLTIVTHNNDWTSVNLEVQPDTFLEELNMLERLDLSHNNIAKLPEGVFCSLQNLVYLNLTRNRLRHLELFHFGSSGQQKCGANLQVLDLSYNNFDSINSQVFSHLTNLQDLHLQGNVISVIGDHGFDGLSALSVLNVASNRLVNLAPELFADTRDLREMYLQNNTINVLAPGLFNELSRLLVLDLSENQLTEEWVNAATFTGLVRLVFLSMSNNNITKLDAMIFRDLYRLRSLRLDNNGVQYLPENVFSSLIDMRTLVLSSNKLTRIDQFTFDGLPSLNQLSLDNNQIQYIDPEALRNSTDLEYLHLNGNKLYDIPAVLNNIPNLKTLDLGYNQITDIFNTSFPAMSQLIGLKLLKNQISNVSKGVFDRLPELHLINLANNKIQKIEAGTFDNNTRLVAVRVDGNYLRDVGGLFSKLSNLVWLNISENFLEWFDYALIPTGLQWLDIHGNQITELGNHYELETQLTGFDASNNKLTEVTGSSIPDKVQNLYLSNNQISKIQSYAFFKKPNLTQVDLTGNRLKTLNPQSLRISTVPAGRTMPQFLVGNNPFVCDCSMQWLQAYSVEPDRNKPKLVDLETATCEVIYNRGESRVLLKEASEEQFLCQYDMECAKRSTCDCCDFDACDCKMICPTNCTCFHSVSSTSNVVDCSSAGYINRVPDKIPMNTTVLYLDGNTIKTLSTHTFLGRKILKVLYLNSSNVERVQNRTFHGLKELEVLHLDDNRISTLYGDEFYGLDKLKELYLNHNRITYINSTTFRFLQQLTILRLDHNRIAQFPVWRLSPTLTHLTLAENQWSCACDFVQQMKEFLQYAADAVVDAEQVRCLDHSGGYNINSENGTVCGPTTPSSVEKPFNTSSNTIEGALNGGNLTAPTKTIIQRPDIQDYIPILIVSFSAVFFIIVAAMMVYVFRHEMKVWCHSRFGVRIFCKSTEFEMDERDKLFDAFVSYSSKDEAFVIEELAPILENGDPSYKLCLHYREFPAGGYISDTIVQAVESSKRTIMVLSENFIKSEWCRFEFKSAHHQVLRDKRKRLIVILLGEVPNKDLDPDIRLYLKTNSYLQWGDKHFWEKLKFALPDVPNNQRPKTINHKHHHHHHHHHRGVHNNYSRPLAIHI, from the coding sequence ATGGCTCTAACGTCCGCCGCGGTGCTCGTCAGCTCGGTGCTGCTGGTCATGTCGGCGTCGCTGAGTAAGACGCTCCGGCACAAGCCGCCCAACGAGTGCGAGTGGCTGGCCGTGACCGCGTACGGCGACGAGACGATCGCGTCGCAGACCGTGTCCGACGAACAAGAAGTGGCCCTGCACTGCCGTGTGCGGTCCATGAACTCCGAGCTGGAAAAGAccaattttagtataatacagCCGCAGTATACGGTCAAGCTGAAAATCGAGTGCAACTCGCAGCTGTACCTGCTCAGCTCGCTGGGCACGGGCACGTTCCAGACGCTCATCGATCTCAGAGAGCTGACGATCGACTCGTGCAAGCTCAACAGCCTGGCCCAGGAGTCGTTCCGCGGGCTCCGGCAGTTGCGCAACCTCACGATCGTCACGCACAACAACGACTGGACGTCGGTCAACTTGGAAGTGCAGCCCGATACGTTCCTGGAGGAGCTCAACATGCTCGAGCGGCTCGACTTGAGCCACAACAATATCGCCAAGCTGCCGGAAGGCGTTTTCTGCTCGCTGCAGAATCTCGTCTACCTGAACCTCACCCGGAACCGACTCCGGCACCTCGAGCTTTTCCACTTCGGGTCGTCCGGGCAACAGAAGTGCGGCGCCAACCTCCAAGTGCTCGACCTGTCGTACAACAACTTCGACTCGATCAACTCGCAAGTGTTCTCGCACCTGACCAACTTGCAGGACTTGCACTTGCAAGGCAACGTTATATCGGTGATTGGCGACCACGGTTTCGACGGCCTGTCCGCGTTGTCCGTGCTCAACGTCGCCTCCAACCGGCTGGTCAATCTGGCGCCCGAGTTGTTCGCGGACACTCGCGACTTACGAGAGATGTACCTACAGAACAACACCATAAACGTACTTGCGCCCGGGCTGTTCAACGAACTGTCCCGGTTGTTGGTGCTGGACCTTTCCGAAAACCAGCTGACCGAGGAATGGGTGAACGCGGCCACGTTTACCGGTCTCGTGCGCCTCGTGTTTTTGAGCATGTCCAACAACAACATAACTAAATTGGACGCGATGATATTTCGAGATTTGTACCGGCTCCGATCGTTACGACTGGATAATAACGGTGTTCAGTACTTGCCGGAGAACGTGTTTTCGTCGCTGATAGACATGAGAACGTTGGTGCTCTCCAGCAACAAATTGACCAGAATCGATCAGTTCACGTTCGACGGTCTGCCCTCATTAAACCAACTATCGCTCGATAACAATCAAATACAGTACATCGATCCGGAGGCGCTGAGGAACTCTACCGATTTAGAATACTTACACCTCAACGGAAATAAACTGTACGACATACCGGCGGTTCTGAATAATATTCCCAATCTAAAAACATTGGATTTAGGCTACAATCAGATCACCGACATATTCAACACGTCGTTTCCGGCCATGAGTCAGCTCATCGGGTTGAAACTGTTGAAAAATCAAATATCCAATGTGTCCAAGGGTGTTTTTGATAGACTACCAGAACTGCATCTCATCAACCTCGCCaataataaaatccaaaaaatagAAGCCGGTACTTTTGATAATAACACTAGACTGGTAGCGGTCAGGGTGGACGGGAATTATTTACGGGACGTCGGTGGCCTATTTTCCAAACTGTCGAATCTCGTATGGTTAAACATATCGGAAAACTTCTTAGAATGGTTCGATTATGCTCTGATACCGACGGGATTACAGTGGTTAGATATACACGGCAATCAAATCACCGAGCTCGGTAATCACTACGAGTTGGAAACACAACTGACAGGATTCGACGCCAGTAACAATAAACTGACTGAAGTGACTGGTAGTTCGATCCCGGATAAAGTACAAAATCTGTATCTGTCCAACAATCAAATTTCCAAAATACAATCGTACGCGTTTTTCAAAAAACCAAATCTCACGCAAGTGGACCTGACCGGAAACCGTTTGAAAACACTGAACCCGCAATCGCTTAGGATATCGACGGTTCCGGCGGGTCGGACAATGCCACAGTTTCTAGTCGGCAACAATCCGTTTGTGTGCGACTGTTCGATGCAATGGCTACAAGCGTATAGTGTCGAACCCGATCGGAACAAACCCAAACTAGTCGACTTGGAGACAGCCACGTGCGAGGTCATATACAATCGAGGCGAGTCCCGAGTACTGTTGAAAGAAGCGTCCGAAGAACAGTTTTTGTGTCAATACGATATGGAATGCGCGAAACGCAGCACGTGCGATTGTTGCGATTTTGACGCATGCGATTGCAAAATGATATGTCCAACGAATTGTACGTGTTTCCATAGCGTCAGCTCCACGTCCAACGTGGTAGACTGCTCGAGTGCCGGTTACATAAACAGAGTGCCGGATAAAATACCGATGAATACCACGGTTTTATATTTGGACGGCAATACGATCAAGACTCTGAGCACACACACGTTTTTGGGCAGAAAAATCTTGAAAGTTCTCTACTTGAATTCTTCGAACGTGGAGCGCGTGCAAAATCGAACATTCCACGGACTCAAGGAACTCGAAGTGCTACACTTGGACGACAACCGTATATCCACATTGTACGGTGACGAGTTTTACGGACTGGACAAGCTCAAGGAGCTCTATTTAAACCACAATCGTATAACGTACATAAATAGCACGACATTTCGTTTCCTGCAACAGCTAACCATACTTCGCTTGGACCACAACCGGATAGCTCAGTTTCCGGTGTGGAGACTGTCGCCGACACTCACTCATCTGACGCTCGCCGAGAACCAATGGAGTTGCGCGTGCGATTTTGTTCAACAAATGAAAGAGTTCCTACAATACGCTGCCGACGCGGTGGTGGACGCCGAACAGGTCCGTTGCCTCGACCATTCAGGCGGATACAATATAAACAGCGAAAACGGTACGGTTTGCGGGCCCACGACTCCTTCGTCGGTCGAAAAACCGTTCAACACGTCGTCGAACACTATCGAAGGAGCGCTCAACGGTGGTAACCTGACCGCGCCTACCAAGACCATCATCCAAAGGCCGGACATTCAGGATTACATACCGATCCTGATAGTGTCATTTTCGGCCGTGTTTTTCATAATTGTCGCCGCCATGATGGTGTACGTTTTCCGACATGAAATGAAAGTTTGGTGTCACTCCAGGTTCGGCGTTCGGATATTCTGCAAAAGCACCGAGTTCGAAATGGACGAGCGGGATAAGTTGTTCGACGCGTTCGTCAGCTACAGTTCCAAAGACGAGGCGTTCGTTATCGAGGAATTGGCTCCGATACTGGAAAATGGCGACCCGTCGTACAAGTTGTGTCTGCACTACAGAGAGTTTCCAGCCGGTGGTTACATATCCGACACAATCGTGCAGGCGGTGGAATCGTCTAAACGCACGATAATGGTGCTATCGGAGAACTTTATTAAGTCGGAGTGGTGCCGGTTTGAATTTAAATCCGCACATCATCAAGTACTCCGGGATAAGAGGAAGAGACTGATCGTTATACTACTGGGAGAGGTGCCCAACAAGGACCTAGATCCGGACATCCGACTCTACCTCAAGACTAATTCGTACCTGCAGTGGGGTGACAAACATTTCTGGGAGAAGCTGAAATTCGCGCTTCCGGACGTCCCCAACAACCAAAGGCCGAAAACAATCAACCACAAGCATCACCACCACCATCATCACCATCACAGAGGGGTACACAACAACTACTCAAGACCGCTTGCCATTCATATATAA